One genomic region from Streptomyces sp. NBC_00582 encodes:
- a CDS encoding DUF6879 family protein, translating into MNARHVTQKLLVTVVVGGVVYLLTNVISSDDDGPWQLVLSVLCGGIVLIVQFLVSFVNQMHAVKASVDQRFADIGKATKLFNEVEKLRDDGVPRLAENATKVVSTGPRILHDFANEEINRLAGVMEDLTSFSAETPGENHDWLMTLTKCTRHSIDAISTSVVDEAFWSTEPANRYLTAQHEAIVERGVTIRRLFIVKERGERAALAPICEEQRDLRIQVRVVALDQLPAHHRRGNMIDFIVFDRALSYEIHPDQLGLNSRTAVNARRELVQPLTRRFEQLWEAAEELQLPMNNFPDPDTLRSLTNTGGANGGGTGPEGT; encoded by the coding sequence ATGAATGCACGGCATGTAACACAGAAGCTCCTGGTCACGGTGGTGGTGGGGGGAGTCGTCTACCTCCTCACCAACGTGATCTCGTCCGACGACGACGGCCCCTGGCAGCTCGTGCTCTCCGTGCTGTGCGGCGGCATCGTGCTGATCGTGCAGTTCCTGGTCTCCTTCGTGAACCAGATGCACGCCGTGAAGGCCTCCGTCGACCAGCGTTTCGCCGACATCGGCAAGGCCACCAAGCTCTTCAACGAGGTGGAGAAGCTCCGCGACGACGGCGTCCCCCGGCTCGCCGAGAACGCCACCAAGGTCGTCTCCACCGGACCGAGGATCCTGCACGACTTCGCCAACGAGGAGATCAACCGGCTCGCCGGGGTGATGGAGGACCTCACCAGCTTCAGCGCGGAGACCCCCGGGGAGAACCACGACTGGCTGATGACGCTCACCAAGTGCACCCGGCACAGCATCGACGCCATCAGCACCAGCGTCGTCGACGAGGCCTTCTGGTCCACCGAACCCGCGAACCGCTATCTCACCGCCCAGCACGAGGCGATCGTCGAGAGAGGCGTCACGATCCGGCGTCTGTTCATCGTCAAGGAACGCGGGGAGCGCGCCGCGCTGGCCCCGATCTGCGAGGAACAGCGGGATCTGCGCATCCAGGTGCGGGTGGTGGCCCTCGACCAGCTCCCGGCCCACCACCGCCGCGGCAACATGATCGACTTCATCGTCTTCGACCGGGCCCTGTCCTACGAGATCCACCCCGACCAGCTCGGACTGAACTCCCGGACCGCCGTGAACGCCCGACGCGAACTGGTCCAGCCCCTGACCCGCCGTTTCGAACAGCTCTGGGAGGCCGCCGAGGAACTCCAGCTCCCCATGAACAACTTCCCCGACCCGGACACCCTCCGCTCCCTGACCAACACGGGCGGCGCCAACGGGGGAGGAACGGGGCCGGAGGGCACCTGA
- the recO gene encoding DNA repair protein RecO translates to MSLFRDDGIVLRTQKLGEADRIITLLTRGHGRVRAVARGVRRTKSKFGARLEPFSHVDVQFFARGSELVGRGLPLCTQSETIAPYGGGIVTDYARYTAGTAMLETAERFTDHEGEPAVQQYLLLVGALRTLARGEHAPHLVLDAFLLRSLAVNGYAPSFDACAKCGMPGPNRFFSVASGGSVCGDCRVPGSVVPSPQTLVLLGALLTGDWETADTAEARYVREGSGLVSAYLHWHLERGLRSLRYVEKS, encoded by the coding sequence ATGAGTCTCTTCCGGGACGACGGCATCGTCCTGCGGACCCAGAAGCTCGGCGAAGCCGACCGCATCATCACGCTGCTCACCCGCGGACACGGCCGGGTGCGGGCCGTGGCCCGCGGCGTGCGGCGCACGAAGTCCAAGTTCGGCGCCCGCCTGGAACCCTTCTCCCACGTCGACGTGCAGTTCTTCGCCCGCGGCAGCGAGCTCGTGGGACGCGGGCTGCCGCTGTGCACCCAGAGCGAGACCATCGCGCCGTACGGCGGCGGCATCGTCACCGACTACGCCCGCTACACCGCCGGGACGGCCATGCTGGAGACCGCCGAGCGGTTCACCGACCACGAGGGCGAACCGGCCGTCCAGCAGTACCTGCTGCTGGTGGGCGCGCTCAGAACCCTGGCCCGCGGCGAGCACGCCCCCCACCTCGTCCTCGACGCCTTCCTGCTGCGCTCCCTCGCCGTCAACGGCTACGCGCCCAGCTTCGACGCCTGCGCGAAGTGCGGCATGCCCGGCCCGAACCGTTTCTTCTCGGTCGCCTCCGGCGGCAGCGTCTGCGGCGACTGCCGGGTGCCCGGCAGCGTCGTACCCTCGCCGCAGACCTTGGTACTCCTCGGCGCGCTGCTTACGGGAGACTGGGAGACGGCGGACACGGCGGAGGCCCGGTACGTCAGGGAGGGCAGCGGGCTGGTGTCCGCGTATCTCCATTGGCACCTGGAGCGCGGGCTGCGCTCGCTCAGGTATGTAGAGAAGAGCTAG